Part of the Leclercia sp. AS011 genome is shown below.
ATCTGCGTTTATGCTGTGACAGGACAACAAAAGGAGCGACGATGTTTACCCTGACCTGGCAGCCGCCCTATGACTGGCAATGGATGTTGAAATTTCTTGGCGACCGTGCGGTCGCCGGGATTGAAATCGTCACCCCCACCGACTACACCCGTAGCTTTGCCTGGCAGGGCCACCGGGGGCTAATCCACGTGACGCCGCAACCCGGGGGGACGCTGGAGGTGGTGCTCAGCGACGGACTTTTACCGATTGCCGATCTCTGCCTGGCGCGCATCACCCGCCTGCTCGATCTGCACTGCGATCCGCAGCAGATCGCCGTTGCGCTGGGTAGCCTCGGGGCCGCACGGCCTGGCCTGCGCCTGCCGGGATCGGTTGATACCTGGGAGCAGGGCGTGCGGGCGATCCTCGGGCAGCTGGTCAGCGTGGCGATGGCCGCCAGGCTGACGGCGAAGCTGGTGGCGCTCTGCGGCGAACCTCTGACTGACGCGCCGGGCTATCGCTGTTTCCCGGAGCCTGCCGCGGTGGCGGGGGCCGATCCGCTGGCCCTGAAGGCGCTGGGTATGCCGCTTAAGCGCGCTGAATCGCTGATTCATCTCGCGCAGTCGGTGGTGGCGGGGGACTTTCCGTCGCAGGCCCCGGAGGATATCGACAGCGCGATAAAAGCCCTGCAGACCCGGCCGGGTATCGGCCGCTGGACGGCGAACTACTTCGCCCTGCGCGGCTGGCAGGCCAAAGATGTCTTTCTGGCGGATGATTATCTGATCAAGCAGCGCTTTGCCGGGATGACCCCGGCGCAGATACGTCGCTATGCCGAACGCTGGCAGCCCTGGCGCTCGTACGCCCTGCTGCATATCTGGTACACCGACGGCTGGTCGCCGTCAGTTGATGGCGAAATAACTGGTATTTAGCAGGAGCTCCAGCGGCTGCGGCTCGCCGATGGTGTTGCCGAAGATGTAGTCGATGCCAATGCCGGAGAGGGTGTCCATCATGATCGGCTGATTGCTCGGCCCGGCAATGGTTTTGATGCCCAGACGGCGGGCATGTCCCTGAATGATGGTTACCAGCATCTCATCCATCAGGTTACCGTGGACGTTGACCACCAGCTCCGGATCGAGGAGCAGGTAATCGGCCATCTGCGCGCTCAGGTGGTTGAACACCTCCATATCGCGGCCCACGTGGCTGAGGATAATCTGGCATCCGGCCTGGCGCAGCTTATACAGGTTGTTGTGGGTGTGCTCATCCTCCAGCGTCAGCACGCTGACGTGCACCACCAGATGCAGCAGCCGCGGCTGTAGCGGACTGGTGCTCAGCATCTCCAGCAGTTCATCCACCAGCGTGGCGCTGGCGAGTCCGGCCATCGACAGCGGCAGGGCGACCCCGGTGCCTTTGCTGGTCAGCGGCGTGGCGAAATTGCGGAAAAACTCCTGCAGAATACGTCTGTCGAGGGCGTGAATCAGTTCAGGCTCTGCCAGCCCGGCCCGGAAGGCCTGCTCTTCAAGCATCTCGCCGTCATTGGTCCACAGGCGCAGGGTCAGCATCCAGAAGGTACTGCTTTCCGGGATCCGCGGTGAGGCGACGCTGCGGGCGATCATCAACAGATGGTTGTCTTTGATCATGTGCCACTGCTCGTCGAGGGAGATAGTGCCCGGCTCGCTGTGCAAGCGTTCCTGCTGCGGTTCATACACCGTCACCACGCCGCGACCGTTGTTTTTCGAGGAGTAGCAGGCGATATCGGCCTGCGACATCACCTCGGAGGCCTGATTGTTGCGCTCGTCAATCTGGGTGATCCCGGCGCTGGCGCCAATCCGGTGCAGGCGGCCTTCCCACATAAAGTGATAGTCGTTGATGGCGTCAATGATGCGACCGGCAATGTAGCGCGCGCTTTCGGTATTGCAATCCGGCAGCAGCAGGCCAAATTCATCCCCGCCGAGGCGCGCCAGCATATCGGTGGAGCGCAGCATGCTGAGCATCAGCGACGACAGTTCCCGCAGCAGGGCATCCCCCGCCGCGTGGCCTGCGGTGTCGTTGACCGCCTTAAAGCGGTCGAGGTCGATAAACACCAGCGCATGCCGCTGACGGGTATCCTGCACGGTGTGCAACATCCGCTTGAGATAGGCCTCAAAGCTGACGCGGTTCGCCAGGTGAGTGAGGGCATCGTGCGAGGCGTTATAGCTCAGCTCGCGCAGCATTTTGCGCGACTCGGTGACGTCCTGGATGACCAGCACCGAGCCGATGTTTTGCCCGTCGAGGGTGCTGAGCGGGGTAATGCTGTAGTGAATGTCGTAGCTGCCGCCGTTGCGGCTGTGTAGCACCACATCCTGTTCGATGTCGGTCCGGGACATATCCCCGCTGTGAATGTTCTCCATCAGCGGGC
Proteins encoded:
- the alkA gene encoding DNA-3-methyladenine glycosylase 2; translated protein: MFTLTWQPPYDWQWMLKFLGDRAVAGIEIVTPTDYTRSFAWQGHRGLIHVTPQPGGTLEVVLSDGLLPIADLCLARITRLLDLHCDPQQIAVALGSLGAARPGLRLPGSVDTWEQGVRAILGQLVSVAMAARLTAKLVALCGEPLTDAPGYRCFPEPAAVAGADPLALKALGMPLKRAESLIHLAQSVVAGDFPSQAPEDIDSAIKALQTRPGIGRWTANYFALRGWQAKDVFLADDYLIKQRFAGMTPAQIRRYAERWQPWRSYALLHIWYTDGWSPSVDGEITGI